The sequence below is a genomic window from Phoenix dactylifera cultivar Barhee BC4 chromosome 16, palm_55x_up_171113_PBpolish2nd_filt_p, whole genome shotgun sequence.
cgagcacagaaggttgccgagctcatgcaggctgccgagctcagaaggctaagcACAGAAAGCCGAGACcaaaaggccgagaccagaaagccgagcatagaaggctgactagctcagaaggccgagcacagaaggctgccgagctcagaaggccgagctgacctgAGAAGGCTGACCTTatcgtccacatgctgcggccatgccatgcagcagcctcaccgcaccatgctttacttgccggccacgtcacgacatatcaaccagggaccataccctgctacgattgtcaacgcctcaccattcccaagaatggaCTGCACTGCACGCCACAAAGAAGCTCTAGCTGCAcgtcatctcctcccatgatgggaacagGCCATCTACAacaactcattacttccacgcccacgtcgaatcgtgacggtaacccattaattcgcccagtcacatcacaggtaatcctggcactctccctataaaaggggagcttcttcCTCTAAAAaggggcttcttcctcccaagggaggACTTCGGACTTCTATATAcagtctctctccttctccaaaattaagctcccctctgacttaagcatcggagggccgatgCCGGAAATTCCGTCCACCGGCATTTTGCAGGTCTCTCGGAGGACGCCACCCGCCATTCtcgcaccggagctcctcctcctcagctgaCGGCCGCCCtcaggtccaatttccagcaacaagagCATTAGAACATGTATGTGCTGAAAATTATGGGTGACCTATAAAGCATAGAGGCACATTCATCGGTGAAGTATATGCCGACAATGCGTAGCTCAACTAGTTGGCATCCTTTTCTTTTCGGGAGAGACCCAACTTTTGGATTTTGGCGTTGGAACAAAATTTTCTGGTCCGCGCACCAAAGAAGATCGtttgaaatctctttttttttttttgctacgtaCCATGCAATATGGACAGATCTTGAAGTGGAAATTAAAGGGACCAAGAAGGAGACTCTTTCTAGCAACAGAGTCCCTCGCAtctctattatttttaaaatcgaAAATGATACTTGAAAATTTCTATATATCCAATAATATCCTGGTATATAGTGTGTGGCCAGCTGATATACGCCTGGTTTATTAGTTATCTAATGACCTAATACACACTTCCAATGATAATAATAGTTTCTAAAATATAGTGTTCACTAGTACACATCATGGCCAGTTGATCACTAGggattgtgtgtgtgtgtatttataCATATAAATGCatcatatatatgtgtgtgtatatgtatgtattacaTTTTTGTGGTCAAAGTGGGACCATGCTatcatttatatgtgccaaactAGGAACTATAAATTTTGGAGCCATCAGTTGACTCATCAATGACCTTATATTAGACGAAAAATGCTGCCATGCGTAAGAAAGAGAGTGTGGTTGAGGCAGCTTGATGGCAAATTAGGGCTGGCATGGAACATGTACATGTCTAAAAGAAAACAGCTGTCCAGTTAAAGACTATTGGGACGACGATCGATATATGTGGAGGTGTAGCTTATAGTCATCTATATAACTTCATGCACGTCAACATGCTCGTTTCAATCACGACGACTTTCAGAAGAATCCTGCAAGAAAGCTGAAGCTCTTCACATGCAAGATAGAGAATTATTTTGGCTCCACCAATAATTGGGGGTGGTTGCACCTTCATTTGATGGCCTATAAGATTTCATGCATGACACATCGCCAGCTCATTTATTCGCATAGATCTCTGTCTTTTATCAGAATTCATGGAGGTCAtggtttttcctttttcttgagaAATGGAGTGTTTTAATATATGAATTTCACCATCACACCTTTAATTGCAAGCTCATGTTGAAGAATAATTAATTATCCATCCTGACTAATTTATACATGAATCCAAGTTCTTGAAACAATCTAGtctattattagtataaaagcttgatatatatattgttgACCACTTCCATAAAAAGTTAAGATTTTAGGGTTTAGCGGTAGGTTAAGTCGATATTCAAACCAGAAGTCCTGAGTTTGCATCCCTGTTCGGGCTAAGACTTGAGTAATAGGTTTCAAATTGAAGAGGTAAaaatctttttgatgcatatacTTAAAATACTAAACTATCATGAAAGCATAATAACTTTGAAATGTCAAGTACGGATACTCCTATGAGCCACCAATTTTCCATGACACAACCACCTATTTTCCATCTATCTTATAGATATtacataataaaattaacttaaGGATGACTAGTGTTTCATGCCATTATGGAGCGACAGCATATTCTATAATGTCTATTTGGATTCCTAGATGGCTTATGGCTTACCTAtggaataacaaaaaaaaaaaaacagatattTGAGGATAAGTGATTATGTAGggaggagattttttttttttttgctatgatTGGAATCTTTCATCCTTAATAGCATGGATGAGAAAAATCATCTCTCAAAATGATTAGGGTTTaaaagatcgaaggagaagaactTCCGATATACAATtgatataggactaaacacaaGTCAGCATGGCTCTTCCATATTCTTCCCCTTTAAATCTTGGTATCCTCATTAGTATGTCTCTCACTTACTTTCATGTTTAAGCTTAGCCTGATATTATTTGTAGGAACCTACAACCCCACTCAAAAAGGCTacctaaaatattttatttaggtTCTTAGACCTTGTACATATACCCAAAATTTATCCAATGCATAATTATTGtgaaactaaacacacgtcTACACCGTGATACGAAGAATAATTACTCACATTATATAACATAGAAAAACTGAGGAATTTTAGAGCTAGAGACATATCATCTAGGAATGAAGAGCGCAAACGGTGCATCAAGAGCGTCTCGCATGCAATATTTAGTTCCATATTCCCTAAGCTTTCTAAAATATCTACGATCCAAAAGCAGCATGCAGCATCCAATTCCACAAATTAAAAGGAATATGATTGAAACATCTGCTGATTATTAGTGCCTGAAGGAAACCCAAATGCATCCAAAACAAAACAGCGTTTCATCAATAATTGATGCCGCTTTCTATCCCTCTCAGCTAGTACCCAAGAAGACAGACAAAGACAACAGTACTTGATCAGCTTCTGGTCATGCATGGCTCACAAGAATTCATAATCACCTTCTTTTTGACCACGTTAAATTTTTACAAGGCAAGTGCTAACTACACAAGGCAGGCATAAAGATGAACTTTTGGCAAAaattgttgaattaaattaaatattttaaaattttgaaaatcaaattAGTTAACGACCAAATGGCAAGCATCCGTGCGCAAGCAAAGaaacaaatatgaaaaaatttccaaagaaagaaaaccatgacaagtgtcatgcgtccagcgcaagagcaagcatggaaagacccctcgaagaaggaaggaagcatgaatggccaagatgcaataagccgCTTGATCAAAagagcacaagaagacacgtcatcaatccgCGGGAGGAGAGTTTGCTTCTTTTGACGCGCataagcctatataaagggctctagggatcatgtcaaagtacaatcaaaattttctcttctccctatttcaagagtctagataaaaaggactctagggatcattagggagaaaagaaataaagaaaatttttattctcctcataatttttctaagtttcttttgagttatctgcaagcgtgaatgtgctcttctttcttccgtggaggcgcactgacggggaagacgtggttctgtattgggtcgtcgtatctgTAGGAAATCTGTGCCAGTAGACCCGTGCAtggggggcataaacttttcTGAGACAACACATCTGCGTGCTTCAATCCACatgccatcttctctctctttcttcattttattattatattgtcaagttaattatttgctagtttattcttcttatttattatttttaaatattagaaatatttaatttatcaattatatttgtgtatctaggctaacaaaaatacagaaaaaAAAGCACGTAGAGAAACTCTAACATGCAAtcgtttttctctttctttcttttttttttttttttcactataGCAATCGCCATCGACTACGTACCTTGCTCATTTACTACAGCATCATAAACCAAAGATTAAAAGAGATGGTGACGGAAGGCTCAAACGGGCAATCTATGTTCAAGGTTCTTTGTAAGCTATCTGAAGGTCGCAAGCTTCTAAATTGAGGGTGACCTCCTCCTGGACGCCTGGCATGAAGACTACGACCTCTCACCGTGCACCTAACTCTTTACAACAATGAAGGTAAATAGATAATAAGATCAAACTTCCTCCTAGGAAAATGCTATGCCTCCCCAAAGGATCCCTACAAATGGTTGTAAACTATGGTTATAAGAAACCATCCGGATATATTTGGCATTTTGatcccatattttttttttgataaattggATTTTATTAAACCAATTTAGATTAAATATATCGATGGAAATTAGAATATgaaatttctaaaaatttagaagaaatatctaaaaaaattcCCAAACCCCCTTATAGAGTTATAGTCGACCAGTAACTGGGTTTACACTCATTTGAGGGAGGTTCTTGGGGAAGAACACCAGCATTAATTCCTCCTCTTCACTAATTACTAGTGAGTTGCAAAGCTACTGTGATGTCATGATCCGACCATATATAAAAGCCACTGCAAATAAATCCATAAACGGTCAGGCTTGCGTTTGAGGAAAGTTTGACTTGCATCATAACCTGATTTGGTATTAATGGAACCGAACCCATTCAGTTTATTGTGAAGCTTAATTTGATTTGTTTGATTCATGACATAATATCTCTGTGTTCGCACCCtgttatttacttttttttcaaaaaaaaaaaatctcgtcCAAGTACCTATTGCATCAAAGCGtgaatataacatattaatatacaTGAAAAGTAACACATTTTAGAATACCCTGAGGAAgttgtataaaatatttattatgttcttaataaaaaaataaccttatcttattctatttaaaaaattaagggtacttttgaaaaaaaaagaatatcttAAATTTCAATCAATAGGAAGATGATTTTTTCTTGTCTTGCATGAATTTTTTTTCGCAAAATGTGAAAATCTTATTTCTATAGAAAAGCCATTTTTCcgtctttttcatttgaaaactCCGGCTAAATATGAGatatttctccaaaaaaaaataaaaaaatcaatggccatactttttttttatcctcTTCTTACGAACCAAATGAGTATATGTTTAATTTGAACATAGCCGTGCCCAAATCCTGCCCAGTAAAACATTAAGTTCAATATGCAAAATCCAAACCCGACTGAGTTCTAATTAAAAAGTTACTAGATATATAAATGGGAAGTGTATCAGACTATTTCCTATAAACAGAGTCAAACTATCCAGCTTCAATCGCCAAATTATGGACATTTTGGTTATCATAGCTCGGCTCTCAGCATGGCCTACATGAGCAAGAAATCTCTTCTAAGGCTAACCTCATTCTTAAAGGGATTGCAACAGCCACGCATCTCTCAGTGCCATGAGTTTATTGCACAAGCTTTTTGCCTAGAACCAGGGGTGCATGATACATCTACTAAATAGGTTGCAAAGGTATTTTTTCAGTTCATATGAGCTATAACACCATTCATGGCTGCCCATGCATCTGATTCTAATTGACCAATGCACTCGATACATTGAAAGAAGAGGTGATCACGAACGATTATATGAGCCATGAAGAAGTTTCAATGGCGCATGTTGCAAGCCAATACTTTAGTGCTCGAGGGCGACTCGACTACTGTTATTGGCTAGAAGCAGCAGAGTATGGGAGCCTGGGAGGGATGGGTGATTACCATCCGCTCCTTAGGAATGTGCAGGCGATAATGAGGGGAAGGATGACGTTGCAGGGTAAACATGTGTATCGAGATGCTAACGGGGCAGTAGATTAGGTAGCCTTTTATATGGTTAACCATTCTGGAAAGACTCTGTGGCTGAGGGAGAGGAATTAAACTATCTAGTGCCCTCCGAAActtgttattttttgttttctttaggtGTATTCGTACCGCTATGTATGATGCATGAATTTTCCATGCCAGCCAAGGCTATTAAATCCTCTGCACCCTAACTAGCTGATGGTTGTGTCCAAGATTTTGCACCACTACTTCAtggccttctctctctctctctactgtAATATCGCCTTAATCCTCCACAGGCGGAATCCATCcaactttattttattaaaaaacatGCAACATGGTAAAGCTGTATGTCGATGAAGTTGTAGGAAAACCCGTGGCAGCATTGTGTAGGATCCGGTGCCTCAGTTAAGGATGCCATGCATATTATTATTTACCTTCCAACTATCTATTTACCaagatatatattattaaattgtATTTATTTGGATCCTAAATTTAGGAGAATAGATGCTGTGAAGACAATGTCGGTCAAGATAAGAACAAGTTCTGCATCTACTTGCAAAAAAGacataagaagaaaaagaaaaacatggtGCGTATTTCAACTGCCGGAGAAAGCtacatttttgatacatctgttTTCACTGCAAAATTAAGTGCTATCTAGAAAGGCATGGACTATGCAAGGCTCGCCTTGGGGGTGAAGTGCAGAAGACTATGCTACGGTGATCAAGTGGATCCAAAATCACTATAGGATGAACTGCGAGCATCCACTGTTGCAGAAGACGAGGAACTGTACAGTATTTTAAGCGGCTTATAAGTACAGAGAGGCAAATAGGATGGCTAATCCTTCGTTGCTCAGCTTTTTATAGGACAGCTATGAGACCATCTCTTCCCTCTTAAATCATCTcttattctttaattttattgaatatattCCTAGTAGATGTGCACGATCTATCCACCTTGTAATAAAAAATGTATATCGAGTGATGGTGAGATACATTTGTTCTGGATTTCTTTATTGATGCAAGagcaaaaaaaaagtgatgACGGTAGCTATATAATATACCTTAGCAAGATTATGCATTGCACCCAAACAAAAAGCCGGTTTCCATCTCCCCAGAACGGCCCGTGACAGCGTGATCTTATCCGTAATCGGTgctcccaccaccaccaccaccggtGGTTGCGTGTCGCTCCCGCGCTCCGTGTGTAATATCCACCGTACGACCAAATTCCCACTTACTAGTATGTGGCAGGAGAAGTCCAGCGACATACCCCCATCAAAGGCACCAGGCCAGCGGAAACCACCCCGTATTTCAACCCGTGCGGGCCCCTCCACCACCGGTGGTGAGCCTTTGTGGCTATGAGCTTTCCATAGTAGCCACACTGGCCCAGCTTTCTTCCATCCTGTGACAGCACAAAAGCTTAATGTTTCTTTTTCTCGCATGCAGCATGTTTGGTGTGCTTTGCACGAGAGGAATGTCCTCTTTGAGAGAGACTCTGGGACGATAATTAATGGATCATACAGATCTCGAGAGGGTCTGTGATTACCACCTCTTGCTGGGAGATATCCGGATCATGGCTTGTGGAGGGCTGAGGATTCTAGCGAAGCATGTTTTTAGAGAGGCTAATGAGGCGGCGGATTGGGTGGCTTTTTTTGTTGCTGCCGATTTTCGTaatgttttgttttttgattttcttgactGTATCTGTACACATTATGTATGatactttttgtttttttataaaaaaacgaGACTAATGGTTATCCTATGACTGTAGTCACTCTTATATTTATGAATATCCATACATATGTGTATTTAATTCTATATCAGTTATTCGTCGAGTAGATCTTGGAatcaaaaaactcaaataatacctttcggctagtcattttggatAAAGTCCTATATTGTTATAAATAATATCATAACTTATATGGACTAGAGGTATTGTAGTATGAATTTTTTGGAACTGACCACGAACTGgttgtggtgcttgtgattatatttgaatagatataaactcttgatttttttggttaaattattataatattgatcaattattatatatatcttcattgtttgaatatgaattatttaaattcTATTATCTTCCGTACATACAATCATTCAATCCTTTGATACTTTTCTCAAATAATTGCAACAATTCACGCTTTCTCTCATGCGTCCAAATCCTCTCATATGTGGAGGAATCCATGCATTTACGGGATGGTCCATGATTCCATGGATCCCGTTGCGATTGCAACGTCCTATCCCATATAACCGTCATGGTTGAATGCAGCAGTGAAGTGCTTCTAATTCCATCTCTACCGGAAGGAATTAGAACCGGAGAGCTCTCCTATTTGTTAAATATTATTACTCCAACATAAAGAGAGTCCAGTGTAAATGCATGCAAAACCTCATTTATTTTAAAGAGGAAAGCAGCAACAATGCACCGTTGAATAAGAGCTATTCATTAAATACATAAAACAAAAGCAAAGCCATCCTTTCTCCATGAATGACATTTTCAAGattgttatatttttattgtaATACTAAATACCATATATTTTTAGAAGGCATTTATTAATTGGTGACGTGTTACCAATTTTTTTGCTCACACTCTTCATTGTGGCATCAATATGCCCTTTTACAGCTAATAAGTTAGCAGCATGGCTTAAATTTACAGGCCAAAATAATATTTagatcaattttttaaaaaatatgaaatcaaaGAAACATGAATCATTAATGCTTACCTAGGTGATTGGTTTTTTCTTGGATAAGGTAGCGATCAAAACAATATAAAAGGCCTAAACCAATTAGCAGATTGAATCTCATACCTACATGGTGCGTgattttttcatatatatatatatatatatacgaatAATTTTTTATCTCTTGATAAAAGAAGATTGATGCAACTCATGAAATTTTTGCCAAACTTAAGAGATTGGTTGATTATGAAGCTGTGTAATAGTTCTACATATTACACTAATGCCCTCTTATCGTGGTAATTTAGATATCGGTTTAATATTATTTGGGACCATTTGGGGTCCCCATTTGATTGGATCAAGCCAAAATTACATGGCCAAAAATTTGtcagattttttaaaaaatatttgtatcATGTAAATAGTAAAAAAATTCTATAAGTAGCAGCACAGAGGATTTGCTCTTACGCTCCTCCTCTCATCCTgagttctctcccacttttcttttgctctttttttttttgttgggccAAGAGTTCTCTCCCACTCATTCCTGCCCTTTTCCTGCTCTCTCAACTTTCTTGTGACGGCGAGCAGAgcggagagagaaaaaaaaaggaaggaggaagaaagagcgCGCCTGTCAAGAGAGCGGCATGGGACAGACTCTTCCCGAGATTCTTCATTCTAATTAAAATACGTACATTCAAAATAGAATAACAAAACAGAGGAGAGCAAACGCTAAAGAAGACGAAACCCACGTGACCGTCCTCTCACACTTCCcatcttccttctctctctctctctccttcttcgtGGTCTCTTCCTCACcgctcttctcttttcttgcctGCTGTTCTGTACCATCTTCTTTGTTCTCGTTCTCAGCAAGAAATCATTCCTCCAGACGAAACGAAACCCACTTTCCCACCCTTCCTCACCAACCCAACCCCACTCTCACTCTTCCTGTCCCCCTCCATCTTTATATAAACATCATCCCGACGCCACTGCAACGGCGAGACTAGCGATGGCGACGGCGACCACCACCACGGCGgcgcttctccttctcctcctcctctgctcctccttctccttctacgTGGCGGTAGGAGAAGAGAAGCGGCAGACGTACATCGTCCATATGGCCAAGTCCCGGAGGCCGAGCACCTTCGCCGAACATGGCCACTGGTACGACGCATCCCTCCGCTCTGTCTCTAGCTCCGCCGAGATCCTCTACTCCTACGACACTGTCGCTCACGGCTTCTCCGCCCGCCTCACCACGGCCGAGGCCCAAGCCTTGGAATCCCTCGATGGCGTCCTCTCCGTCCTCCCGGAGGTCCGCTACGAGCTCCACACAACTCGGACACCGGAGTTCCTGGGCCTCGACAAGAGCGATGACCTCGTCCCCCAGGCCAACACCGGCAGCGACGTCGTGGTGGGAGTTCTCGACACCGGCGTCTGGCCGGAGAGGAAAAGCTTCGACGACGCGGGCTTCGGGCCCGTGCCGGCCGGGTGGAAGGGCGCGTGCGAGGAGGGGAAGGACTTTAAGGCGACGGATTGCAACCGGAAACTCATCGGGGCGCGGTTCTTCTCCAAGGGCTACGAGGCCAGCATGGGCCCAATCGACGAGACAAGGGAGTTGCGATCTCCGCGCGACAGCGATGGCCACGGGACCCACACCTCCACCACCGCCGCCGGCTCCGCCGTGACGGACGCGAGcctcctcggcttcgccgccGGCACCGCCAGGGGAATGGCGACCCGGGCCCGCGTCGCCGCGTACAAGGTGTGCTGGGTCGGCGGGTGCTTCAGCTCCGACATCCTCGCCGCAATAGACAGGGCGGTGGACGACGGGTGCCAcgtactctctctctccctcggcGGCGGTATGTCGGATTATTATAGGGACAGCGTAGCGATCGGGGCGTTCAACGCGATGGAGAAGGGGGTTCTGGTCTCGTGCTCCGCCGGCAACTCCGGCCCCTCCGCCTCCAGcctctccaacgtcgccccctGGATCACCACCGTGGGGGCTGGAACTCTCGACCGGGACTTCCCAGCCTATGTGGTGCTCGGAAATGGCAAGAACTATAGTGGAGTCTCCCTCTATAGTGGCAAGCCGCTTCCGAGCTCGCCGCTTCCCATCGTGTACGCCGGGAACGCCAGCAACGCCACCGGCGGGAATCTTTGCATGCCGGGGACGCTGATGCCGGAGAAGGTGGCCGGAAAGATCGTTCTCTGCGAACGCGGGATCAGTCCCCGGGTCCAGAAGGGCTACGTCGTGCGCGACGCCGGCGGAGCCGGGATGATCCTCGCTAACACCGACGCCAACGGCGAGGAGCTCGTCGCCGACGCCCACCTCCTCCCCGCCAACGGCGTCGGCGAAAAGGCCGGCGACGCCATCAAAAGGTATCTATTGTCCGAGATGAGTCCGACGGCAACCATCGTTTTCGGGGGGACGAAGGTGGGGGTGCGGCCGTCGCCGGTGGTGGCGGCGTTCTCGTCGCGGGGGCCGAACGTGGTGACACCGGAGATCCTGAAGCCGGACCTGATTGCCCCCGGGGTCAATATCCTCGCCGGGTGGACCGGCGCGGTGGGGCCCACGGGGCTGTCGGTGGACTCGCGGCGGGTG
It includes:
- the LOC103700809 gene encoding subtilisin-like protease SBT1.7, with the protein product MATATTTTAALLLLLLLCSSFSFYVAVGEEKRQTYIVHMAKSRRPSTFAEHGHWYDASLRSVSSSAEILYSYDTVAHGFSARLTTAEAQALESLDGVLSVLPEVRYELHTTRTPEFLGLDKSDDLVPQANTGSDVVVGVLDTGVWPERKSFDDAGFGPVPAGWKGACEEGKDFKATDCNRKLIGARFFSKGYEASMGPIDETRELRSPRDSDGHGTHTSTTAAGSAVTDASLLGFAAGTARGMATRARVAAYKVCWVGGCFSSDILAAIDRAVDDGCHVLSLSLGGGMSDYYRDSVAIGAFNAMEKGVLVSCSAGNSGPSASSLSNVAPWITTVGAGTLDRDFPAYVVLGNGKNYSGVSLYSGKPLPSSPLPIVYAGNASNATGGNLCMPGTLMPEKVAGKIVLCERGISPRVQKGYVVRDAGGAGMILANTDANGEELVADAHLLPANGVGEKAGDAIKRYLLSEMSPTATIVFGGTKVGVRPSPVVAAFSSRGPNVVTPEILKPDLIAPGVNILAGWTGAVGPTGLSVDSRRVEFSIISGTSMSCPHVSGLAALLKGAHPDWSPAAIRSALMTTAYADYPGGNGGVLDVATGKAATPFDYGAGHVDPRRGMDPGLVYDLTADDYIDFLCALNYTSLQIAAVAKRTNYTCDRKRTYAVSGLNYPSFAVAFETASGDRVGVATVKHTRTMTSVGGPGTYKATVATAVTGGEVKVAVEPAELSFTKVGEKQSYTVSFSAPSLPSGSSGFGRLEWSDGKHVVASPIAFTWT